The following are from one region of the Vulpes vulpes isolate BD-2025 chromosome 14, VulVul3, whole genome shotgun sequence genome:
- the KIAA0232 gene encoding uncharacterized protein KIAA0232 homolog isoform X7 translates to MSSGIETLVEELCSRLKDLQSKQEEKIHKKLEGSPSPEAELSPTAKDQVEMYYEAFPPLSEKPVCLQEIMTVWNKSKVCSYSSSSSSSTAPPASTDTSSPKDCNSEGEAVRERSSEVPTTAHEKTRSKSKSEKENTFSHGTVEEKPALYKKQIRHKPEGKIRPRSWSSGSSEAGSSSSGHQGELKASVKCVKVRHKTREIRSKKGRNGPSRLSLKASDRAERGVPVGGSSSGSGGGSIKPLCRRGKRPLKDPARRDIGSTEGRDLSLETRNDREYKEEPLWYTEPIAEYFVPLSRKSKLETTYRNRQDTSDLASEAVEELSESVHGLCISNNNIHKTYLAAGTFIDGHFVEMPAVIDEDIDLTGTSFCSLPEDNKYLDDIHLSELTHFYEVDIDQSMLDPGASETMQGESRILNMIRQKSKEKTDFEAECCIVLDGMELQGERAIWTDSTSSAGAEGFFLQDLSNLAQFWECCSSSSGDADGESFGGDSPIRLSPILDSTALNPHLLAGNQELFSDINEGSGINSCFSVFEVQCSNSVLPFSFETLNLGNENTDSSANTLGKTQSRLLIWTKNSAFEENEHCSNLSTRTCSPWSHSEETRSDNETLNIQFEESTQFNTEDINYVVPRVSSNYVDEELLDFLQDETCQQNSRTLGEIPTLVFKKKSKLESVCGIQLEQKAEHKTLETARGCGESGPHGGGYSSGVIKDIWTKMADGASATADVERADEELFPPDVSSYCCCLEVEAEAETLREPHKAVQRSEYRLWEGQKDSLEKRAFVSGELSKVDGGDYTTPSKPWDVAQDKENTFILGGVYGELKTFSSDGEWAVVPPSHAKGSLLQCAASDVVTIAGTDVFMTPGNSFAPGHRQLWKPFVSFEQNDQPRSGENGLHKGFSFIFHEDLLGACGNFQVEDPGLEYSFSSFDLSNPFSQVLHVECSFEPEGIASFSPSFKPKSILCSDSDSEVFHPRICGVDRTQYRAIRISPRTHFRPISASELSPGGGSESEFESEKDEANIPIPSHVDAFEDPQADLQPLEEDAEKEGHYYGKSELESGKFLPRLKKSGMEKSAQTSLDSQEESAGILPVGKQNQCLECSMNESLEIALESSEANCKIMAQCEEEINNFCSCKAGCQFPTYEDNPVSSGQLEEIGKKETEGRSEILHTTAILLRFLFPVLNTDVQGMNRSQEKQTWWEKALYSPLFPTPECEGLHEGRRLPRFRDGGAGAQRDGHLLSPITECYTNAKGENGIEECPDGKDIPSNEERLLDFNRVSSVYEARCAGERDAGAKSNGFHRKIYSSTSSGSEGSGSEGGGEWADPGEEELFSRTHL, encoded by the exons ATG AGCTCCGGTATCGAGACTTTAGTGGAGGAGCTCTGCTCCAGGCTGAAAGACCTTCAGAGTAAGCAAG AAGAGAAGATTCACAAAAAGTTAGAGGGGTCTCCCTCTCCAGAGGCAGAATTATCCCCTACAGCAAAGGATCAAGTGGAAAT GTACTATGAGGCATTCCCACCACTGTCTGAGAAACCAGTTTGCCTGCAGGAAATCATGACTGTGTGGAACAAGTCTAAAGTCTGTTCTTACTCTAGCTCTTCTTCATCATCCACAGCCCCACCAGCTAGCACAGACACATCCTCCCCCAAGGACTGCAACAGTGAAGGCGAAGCCGTCAGGGAAAGAAGCAGCGAAGTGCCCACCACTGCACACGAGAAAACCCGGAGCAAAAGTAAAAGCGAGAAGGAGAACACATTCAGTCACGGCACAGTGGAAGAAAAGCCTGCTTTGTACAAAAAGCAGATCCGACATAAGCCCGAAGGGAAGATTCGCCCTCGCTCCTGGTCCTCTGGCTCAAGCGAAGCGGGCTCAAGCTCGAGTGGCCATCAGGGAGAGTTAAAAGCATCCGTGAAGTGTGTGAAAGTGAGACACAAGACCCGAGAAATTCGAAGCAAAAAAGGGCGAAATGGGCCAAGTAGGCTGTCGCTGAAGGCCAGCGACAGGGCCGAGAGGGGTGTGCCTGTGGggggcagcagcagtggcagtGGCGGGGGCTCCATCAAGCCGCTCTGCCGGCGTGGGAAGAGGCCCCTGAAGGACCCGGCGAGAAGGGACATTGGAAGCACCGAAGGAAGAGACCTGTCCCTGGAGACCAGAAACGACAGAGAATATAAAGAGGAACCCCTGTGGTATACCGAGCCCATCGCTGagtattttgttcctttgagTAGGAAGAGTAAACTAGAGACCACGTACCGAAACCGACAGGATACGAGCGATCTGGCATCAGAGGCGGTGGAAGAGTTGTCGGAATCAGTGCACGGTCTTTGTATCAGCAACaataatattcataaaacatACCTCGCAGCAGGTACTTTCATTGATGGTCATTTTGTAGAAATGCCTGCAGTTATCGATGAGGATATTGACCTCACTGGGACCTCATTCTGTTCTCTCCCAGAGGACAACAAGTATCTGGATGATATTCATCTATCAGAATTAACACACTTCTATGAAGTGGATATTGATCAATCCATGTTGGATCCTGGTGCCTCAGAAACAATGCAAGGAGAAAGTCGGATCTTGAATATGATTCgacaaaaaagcaaagagaaaacagattttgagGCAGAATGTTGCATAGTGTTAGATGGGATGGAGTTGCAAGGGGAACGTGCAATATGGACAGACTCCACCAGCTCTGCGGGCGCTGAGGGCTTCTTCCTGCAAGACCTCAGCAATCTGGCTCAGTTTTGGGAGTGCTGTTCATCCAGCTCTGGCGATGCCGACGGAGAGAGTTTTGGAGGAGATTCTCCAATTAGACTCTCTCCGATCTTGGACAGCACAGCACTCAATCCGCATTTGCTTGCTGGCAATCAGGAGCTCTTTTCAGATATTAATGAAGGATCTGGCATAAACTCGTGTTTTTCAGTGTTTGAAGTGCAATGCAGTAATTCTGTTCTACCATTTTCGTTTGAAACTCTCAACttgggaaatgaaaatacagattctAGTGCTAATACGCTTGGGAAAACCCAGTCTAGATTGCTAATATGGACCAAAAATAGTGcctttgaagaaaatgaacactGTTCTAATCTTTCAACAAGAACTTGTAGCCCATGGTCCCATTCAGAAGAAACACGTTCAGACAACGAGACATTAAATATTCAGTTTGAAGAGTCCACGCAGTTTAACACAGAAGATATTAATTACGTAGTTCCTAGAGTCTCGTCGAATTATGTAGATGAAGAACTTCTAGATTTTTTGCAAGATGAAACTTGCCAGCAAAACAGTAGAACACTAGGAGAAATTCCCACCTTAGTTTTCAAGAAAAAATCGAAACTAGAATCTGTCTGTGGTATTCAGCTAGAGCAAAAGGCGGAACACAAAACCTTGGAAACTGCACGAGGGTGTGGCGAAAGCGGTCCACATGGAGGTGGCTACAGCTCAGGGGTTATTAAAGACATTTGGACAAAGATGGCAGATGGGGCATCGGCTACGGCAGACGTGGAAAGAGCGGATGAGGAGTTGTTTCCGCCAGACGTCAGTAGCTACTGCTGCTGCCTAGAGGTTGAGGCCGAGGCCGAGACCCTGCGGGAGCCTCACAAGGCTGTGCAGAGGTCCGAGTACCGtctgtgggaggggcagaaagacaGCCTGGAGAAGAGAGCTTTTGTTTCCGGGGAGCTGTCGAAGGTGGACGGTGGAGACTATACCACACCCTCTAAACCTTGGGATGTGGCCCAGGACAAAGAGAACACATTCATTCTCGGAGGAGTTTATGGAGAGCTCAAAACCTTTAGTAGCGATGGGGAGTGGGCCGTCGTGCCGCCCAGCCACGCCAAGGGGAGTCTGTTACAGTGTGCGGCTTCCGACGTGGTGACCATAGCTGGGACAGACGTCTTCATGACCCCAGGGAACAGTTTTGCTCCTGGTCACAGGCAGTTATGGAAGCCCTTTGTGTCATTCGAACAGAACGATCAGCCGAGGAGTGGGGAAAATGGATTACATaaaggattttcttttatcttccatGAAGACCTACTAGGAGCATGTGGTAACTTTCAGGTTGAAGATCCTGGGCTGGAGTACTCCTTCTCTTCCTTCGACTTGAGCAATCCGTTCTCCCAAGTTCTTCACGTTGAGTGTTCGTTTGAACCCGAAGGGATTGCCTCTTTCAGCCCTAGTTTTAAACCGAAATCCATCCTTTGCTCTGATTCAGACAGCGAAGTGTTTCATCCCAGGATATGTGGCGTTGACAGAACCCAGTACCGGGCCATTCGGATCTCTCCCAGGACTCACTTCCGCCCAATTTCGGCATCTGAGCTGTCCCCAGGAGGAGGAAGtgagtcagaatttgaatctGAGAAAGATGAAGCGAATATTCCCATCCCTTCTCACGTTGATGCATTTGAAGACCCACAGGCAGATCTCCAACCGCTGGAAGAAGATGCCGAGAAAGAAGGCCATTACTACGGAAAATCAGAGCTGGAGTCGGGCAAGTTCCTCCCCAGGTTAAAAAAATCTGGCATGGAGAAGAGTGCTCAGACGTCCCTGGATTCTCAGGAGGAATCAGCTGGGATTCTGCCGGTGGGGAAGCAGAATCAGTGTTTGGAATGTAGCATGAATGAATCTCTGGAAATTGCTTTAGAAAGCTCAGAAGCAAATTGTAAAATAATGGCACAATGCGaggaagaaattaataatttttgcaGTTGCAAAGCAGGTTGTCAGTTCCCCACTTATGAAGATAATCCAGTTTCTTCGGGACAGCTGGAAGAG attgggaagaaagaaacagagggaagAAGCGAGATTCTACATACCACTGCCATATTGCTTCGCTTCCTA TTTCCCGTATTGAACACTGATGTTCAGGGAATGAATAGGAGTCAAGAGAAGCAGACCTGGTGGGAAAAAGCCTTGtactctcctctctttcctacGCCAGAGTGTGAAG GACTCCATGAGGGCAGACGGTTGCCTCGTTTCAGAGATGGGggagctggggctcagagagatGGTCATCTGCTGAGCCCCATCACTG AATGTTATACAAATGCCAAGGGAGAGAATGGTATAGAAGAGTGTCCAGATGGTAAAGACATACCCAGTAACGAAGAGCGTCTGTTAGATTTTAATAGG GTGTCTTCTGTTTATGAAGCGAGGTGTGCAGGAGAAAGAGATGCCGGAGCAAAATCCAACGGCTTCCACAGGAAGATCTACTCCAGCACCAGCTCCGGCTCAGAGGGCTCCGGCTCAGAGGGCGGAGGCGAGTGGGCGGACCCGGGCGAAGAGGAGCTCTTTTCTCGAACTCATCTCTAA
- the KIAA0232 gene encoding uncharacterized protein KIAA0232 homolog isoform X14 translates to MSSGIETLVEELCSRLKDLQSKQEEKIHKKLEGSPSPEAELSPTAKDQVEMYYEAFPPLSEKPVCLQEIMTVWNKSKVCSYSSSSSSSTAPPASTDTSSPKDCNSEGEAVRERSSEVPTTAHEKTRSKSKSEKENTFSHGTVEEKPALYKKQIRHKPEGKIRPRSWSSGSSEAGSSSSGHQGELKASVKCVKVRHKTREIRSKKGRNGPSRLSLKASDRAERGVPVGGSSSGSGGGSIKPLCRRGKRPLKDPARRDIGSTEGRDLSLETRNDREYKEEPLWYTEPIAEYFVPLSRKSKLETTYRNRQDTSDLASEAVEELSESVHGLCISNNNIHKTYLAAGTFIDGHFVEMPAVIDEDIDLTGTSFCSLPEDNKYLDDIHLSELTHFYEVDIDQSMLDPGASETMQGESRILNMIRQKSKEKTDFEAECCIVLDGMELQGERAIWTDSTSSAGAEGFFLQDLSNLAQFWECCSSSSGDADGESFGGDSPIRLSPILDSTALNPHLLAGNQELFSDINEGSGINSCFSVFEVQCSNSVLPFSFETLNLGNENTDSSANTLGKTQSRLLIWTKNSAFEENEHCSNLSTRTCSPWSHSEETRSDNETLNIQFEESTQFNTEDINYVVPRVSSNYVDEELLDFLQDETCQQNSRTLGEIPTLVFKKKSKLESVCGIQLEQKAEHKTLETARGCGESGPHGGGYSSGVIKDIWTKMADGASATADVERADEELFPPDVSSYCCCLEVEAEAETLREPHKAVQRSEYRLWEGQKDSLEKRAFVSGELSKVDGGDYTTPSKPWDVAQDKENTFILGGVYGELKTFSSDGEWAVVPPSHAKGSLLQCAASDVVTIAGTDVFMTPGNSFAPGHRQLWKPFVSFEQNDQPRSGENGLHKGFSFIFHEDLLGACGNFQVEDPGLEYSFSSFDLSNPFSQVLHVECSFEPEGIASFSPSFKPKSILCSDSDSEVFHPRICGVDRTQYRAIRISPRTHFRPISASELSPGGGSESEFESEKDEANIPIPSHVDAFEDPQADLQPLEEDAEKEGHYYGKSELESGKFLPRLKKSGMEKSAQTSLDSQEESAGILPVGKQNQCLECSMNESLEIALESSEANCKIMAQCEEEINNFCSCKAGCQFPTYEDNPVSSGQLEEFPVLNTDVQGMNRSQEKQTWWEKALYSPLFPTPECEGVFCL, encoded by the exons ATG AGCTCCGGTATCGAGACTTTAGTGGAGGAGCTCTGCTCCAGGCTGAAAGACCTTCAGAGTAAGCAAG AAGAGAAGATTCACAAAAAGTTAGAGGGGTCTCCCTCTCCAGAGGCAGAATTATCCCCTACAGCAAAGGATCAAGTGGAAAT GTACTATGAGGCATTCCCACCACTGTCTGAGAAACCAGTTTGCCTGCAGGAAATCATGACTGTGTGGAACAAGTCTAAAGTCTGTTCTTACTCTAGCTCTTCTTCATCATCCACAGCCCCACCAGCTAGCACAGACACATCCTCCCCCAAGGACTGCAACAGTGAAGGCGAAGCCGTCAGGGAAAGAAGCAGCGAAGTGCCCACCACTGCACACGAGAAAACCCGGAGCAAAAGTAAAAGCGAGAAGGAGAACACATTCAGTCACGGCACAGTGGAAGAAAAGCCTGCTTTGTACAAAAAGCAGATCCGACATAAGCCCGAAGGGAAGATTCGCCCTCGCTCCTGGTCCTCTGGCTCAAGCGAAGCGGGCTCAAGCTCGAGTGGCCATCAGGGAGAGTTAAAAGCATCCGTGAAGTGTGTGAAAGTGAGACACAAGACCCGAGAAATTCGAAGCAAAAAAGGGCGAAATGGGCCAAGTAGGCTGTCGCTGAAGGCCAGCGACAGGGCCGAGAGGGGTGTGCCTGTGGggggcagcagcagtggcagtGGCGGGGGCTCCATCAAGCCGCTCTGCCGGCGTGGGAAGAGGCCCCTGAAGGACCCGGCGAGAAGGGACATTGGAAGCACCGAAGGAAGAGACCTGTCCCTGGAGACCAGAAACGACAGAGAATATAAAGAGGAACCCCTGTGGTATACCGAGCCCATCGCTGagtattttgttcctttgagTAGGAAGAGTAAACTAGAGACCACGTACCGAAACCGACAGGATACGAGCGATCTGGCATCAGAGGCGGTGGAAGAGTTGTCGGAATCAGTGCACGGTCTTTGTATCAGCAACaataatattcataaaacatACCTCGCAGCAGGTACTTTCATTGATGGTCATTTTGTAGAAATGCCTGCAGTTATCGATGAGGATATTGACCTCACTGGGACCTCATTCTGTTCTCTCCCAGAGGACAACAAGTATCTGGATGATATTCATCTATCAGAATTAACACACTTCTATGAAGTGGATATTGATCAATCCATGTTGGATCCTGGTGCCTCAGAAACAATGCAAGGAGAAAGTCGGATCTTGAATATGATTCgacaaaaaagcaaagagaaaacagattttgagGCAGAATGTTGCATAGTGTTAGATGGGATGGAGTTGCAAGGGGAACGTGCAATATGGACAGACTCCACCAGCTCTGCGGGCGCTGAGGGCTTCTTCCTGCAAGACCTCAGCAATCTGGCTCAGTTTTGGGAGTGCTGTTCATCCAGCTCTGGCGATGCCGACGGAGAGAGTTTTGGAGGAGATTCTCCAATTAGACTCTCTCCGATCTTGGACAGCACAGCACTCAATCCGCATTTGCTTGCTGGCAATCAGGAGCTCTTTTCAGATATTAATGAAGGATCTGGCATAAACTCGTGTTTTTCAGTGTTTGAAGTGCAATGCAGTAATTCTGTTCTACCATTTTCGTTTGAAACTCTCAACttgggaaatgaaaatacagattctAGTGCTAATACGCTTGGGAAAACCCAGTCTAGATTGCTAATATGGACCAAAAATAGTGcctttgaagaaaatgaacactGTTCTAATCTTTCAACAAGAACTTGTAGCCCATGGTCCCATTCAGAAGAAACACGTTCAGACAACGAGACATTAAATATTCAGTTTGAAGAGTCCACGCAGTTTAACACAGAAGATATTAATTACGTAGTTCCTAGAGTCTCGTCGAATTATGTAGATGAAGAACTTCTAGATTTTTTGCAAGATGAAACTTGCCAGCAAAACAGTAGAACACTAGGAGAAATTCCCACCTTAGTTTTCAAGAAAAAATCGAAACTAGAATCTGTCTGTGGTATTCAGCTAGAGCAAAAGGCGGAACACAAAACCTTGGAAACTGCACGAGGGTGTGGCGAAAGCGGTCCACATGGAGGTGGCTACAGCTCAGGGGTTATTAAAGACATTTGGACAAAGATGGCAGATGGGGCATCGGCTACGGCAGACGTGGAAAGAGCGGATGAGGAGTTGTTTCCGCCAGACGTCAGTAGCTACTGCTGCTGCCTAGAGGTTGAGGCCGAGGCCGAGACCCTGCGGGAGCCTCACAAGGCTGTGCAGAGGTCCGAGTACCGtctgtgggaggggcagaaagacaGCCTGGAGAAGAGAGCTTTTGTTTCCGGGGAGCTGTCGAAGGTGGACGGTGGAGACTATACCACACCCTCTAAACCTTGGGATGTGGCCCAGGACAAAGAGAACACATTCATTCTCGGAGGAGTTTATGGAGAGCTCAAAACCTTTAGTAGCGATGGGGAGTGGGCCGTCGTGCCGCCCAGCCACGCCAAGGGGAGTCTGTTACAGTGTGCGGCTTCCGACGTGGTGACCATAGCTGGGACAGACGTCTTCATGACCCCAGGGAACAGTTTTGCTCCTGGTCACAGGCAGTTATGGAAGCCCTTTGTGTCATTCGAACAGAACGATCAGCCGAGGAGTGGGGAAAATGGATTACATaaaggattttcttttatcttccatGAAGACCTACTAGGAGCATGTGGTAACTTTCAGGTTGAAGATCCTGGGCTGGAGTACTCCTTCTCTTCCTTCGACTTGAGCAATCCGTTCTCCCAAGTTCTTCACGTTGAGTGTTCGTTTGAACCCGAAGGGATTGCCTCTTTCAGCCCTAGTTTTAAACCGAAATCCATCCTTTGCTCTGATTCAGACAGCGAAGTGTTTCATCCCAGGATATGTGGCGTTGACAGAACCCAGTACCGGGCCATTCGGATCTCTCCCAGGACTCACTTCCGCCCAATTTCGGCATCTGAGCTGTCCCCAGGAGGAGGAAGtgagtcagaatttgaatctGAGAAAGATGAAGCGAATATTCCCATCCCTTCTCACGTTGATGCATTTGAAGACCCACAGGCAGATCTCCAACCGCTGGAAGAAGATGCCGAGAAAGAAGGCCATTACTACGGAAAATCAGAGCTGGAGTCGGGCAAGTTCCTCCCCAGGTTAAAAAAATCTGGCATGGAGAAGAGTGCTCAGACGTCCCTGGATTCTCAGGAGGAATCAGCTGGGATTCTGCCGGTGGGGAAGCAGAATCAGTGTTTGGAATGTAGCATGAATGAATCTCTGGAAATTGCTTTAGAAAGCTCAGAAGCAAATTGTAAAATAATGGCACAATGCGaggaagaaattaataatttttgcaGTTGCAAAGCAGGTTGTCAGTTCCCCACTTATGAAGATAATCCAGTTTCTTCGGGACAGCTGGAAGAG TTTCCCGTATTGAACACTGATGTTCAGGGAATGAATAGGAGTCAAGAGAAGCAGACCTGGTGGGAAAAAGCCTTGtactctcctctctttcctacGCCAGAGTGTGAAG GTGTCTTCTGTTTATGA